A portion of the Lolium rigidum isolate FL_2022 chromosome 1, APGP_CSIRO_Lrig_0.1, whole genome shotgun sequence genome contains these proteins:
- the LOC124705285 gene encoding calcium uniporter protein 6, mitochondrial-like produces the protein MWRAAASRLLLHQRSSTAAATALYTLRNLCHFPPPSPAEAKFTPAEAQRMVRLVGVELLKRRLRDSPDEVVGHGEFLDACVEAGAACTRGQAEELAQAMDQSGSVVLFRGKVYLHPKKVVDLVRSVVPPVLEIENDVRKEEFELLKKKKEEIDRHAHKQVKRILWSGLLFLQTTLGLTFRFTFWEFSWDVIAPVAFFVTSSDLLVGYAYFLVTLRKLSYRSYMERLFEIRRKKLYTREGFDMEKYLEMERQIRCPLGSDCTEAATRAIFGKIERGMQDGQDEMVSHGQLLNELLESGVKRMEAEVLVQKLDDISLVMVVRGKTYLNHEKPSDRQSQG, from the exons ATGTGGCGAGCAGCCGCCTCCCGCCTCCTCCTTCACCAACGGTCATCCACGGCAGCCGCCACGGCATTGTACACTCTGCGGAACCTCTGCCATTTCCCGCCGCCATCTCCGGCGGAGGCGAAGTTCACGCCGGCGGAGGCTCAACGAATGGTGCGGCTTGTTGGAGTAGAGCTGCTAAAGAGGCGGCTGCGGGACAGCCCAGACGAGGTGGTAGGCCATGGCGAGTTTCTCGACGCCTGCGTGGAGGCTGGCGCGGCGTGCACGCGCGGCCAGGCGGAGGAGCTGGCGCAGGCGATGGACCAGTCGGGCAGCGTGGTGCTCTTCCGGGGAAAGGTCTACCTCCACCCAAAGAAG GTAGTGGACCTGGTTAGAAGTGTTGTGCCGCCTGTACTCGAGATCGAGAATGATGTGAGAAAGGAAGAGTTTGAGCtactgaagaagaagaaagaagagattgACAGGCATGCGCACAAGCAAGTCAAGCGAATCCTCTGGTCTGGCTTACTGTTCTTGCAGACCACATTAGGCCTCACTTTCCGTTTCACGTTCTGGGAGTTCTCGTGGGATGTTATAGCGCCGGTCGCCTTCTTCGTGACCAGTTCTGACCTGCTTGTCGGCTATGCCTATTTCCTCGTTACCTTACGCAAGCTGTCATACCGAAGCTACATGGAGAGGCTGTTTGAAATAAGGAGGAAGAAACTCTACACCAGGGAGGGTTTTGATATGGAGAAGTACCTTGAAATGGAGAGACAAATAAGGTGTCCCCTGGGAAGTGACTGCACTGAAG CTGCTACCAGAGCGATATTCGGAAAAATCGAGAGGGGGATGCAGGACGGGCAGGATGAGATGGTCAGCCACGGCCAGCTCCTCAATGAATTGCTGGAGAGTGGCGTCAAGCGCATGGAGGCGGAGGTACTCGTGCAGAAGCTGGACGACATCAGCTTGGTGATGGTTGTCCGGGGCAAGACCTACCTCAACCACGAGAAG CCAAGTGACAGGCAGTCGCAGGGTTAA